The following proteins are encoded in a genomic region of Entelurus aequoreus isolate RoL-2023_Sb linkage group LG01, RoL_Eaeq_v1.1, whole genome shotgun sequence:
- the bzw1a gene encoding eIF5-mimic protein 2-A isoform X2 produces MPLAPSLTTAAMQRHSLTSWWPVECWPQVFNKLIRRYKYLEKGFEEEIKKLLLFLKGFTESERNKLAMLTGILLANGNISASILSSLFNENLVKEGVSSAFAVKLFKSWINEKDINSVAGSLRKVGMDNRLMELFPANKRSCEHFSKYFTDAGLKELSDFARNQQSIGARKELQKELQEQMSRGDPLKEIIAFTKEEMKKANLSEQGMIGIIWTCVMSSVEWNKKEELVTEQAIKHLKQYSPLLKAFTSQGLSELSLLLKIQEYCYDNIHFMKAFQKIVVLLYKADVLSEEAILKWYSEAHLAKGKSVFLEQMKKFVEWLKNAEEESESDEEEAD; encoded by the exons ATGCCTCTGGCGCCAAGCTTGACTACCGCCGCTATGCAGAGACACTCTTTGACATCCTGGTGGCCGGTGGAATGTTGG CCCCAG GTTTTTAACAAGCTGATCAGGCGTTACAAGTACCTGGAGAAGGGATTTGAAGAGGAGATCAAGAAG TTGCTGCTGTTCCTAAAAGGGTTCACTGAGTCTGAGCGCAACAAGCTGGCCATGCTTACCGGTATTCTGTTAGCCAACGGGAACATATCGGCCTCCATCCTCAGCAGCCTCTTCAATGAGAATCTTGTCAAAGAGG GAGTGTCTTCAGCTTTTGCTGTCAAGCTGTTCAAGTCTTGGATCAATGAGAAAGACATCAACTCAGTAGCTGGAAGTCTCCGCAAAGTGGGCATGGACAACCGGCTGATG GAACTCTTTCCTGCCAACAAGCGGAGCTGCGAGCATTTTTCTAAGTACTTCACTGACGCTGGGCTGAAGGAGCTGTCCGACTTTGCTCGCAACCAGCAGTCCATTGGCGCCCGCAAAGAGCTGCAGAAGGAGCTCCAAGAGCAGATGTCCCGCGGAGACCCGCTCAAGGAG ATCATTGCCTTCACCAAGGAGGAGATGAAAAAGGCCAACCTCTCTGAGCAGGGCATGATTGGCATCATCTGGACCTGCGTGATGAGCTCTGTGGAGTGGAACAAGAAGGAAGAGCTGGTGACCGAACAAGCCATCAAACACTTGAAG CAATACAGCCCGCTGCTGAAAgccttcacctcccagggtctGTCTGAGCTCAGCCTGTTGCTGAAGATCCAGGAGTACTGCTATGACAATATCCACTTCATGAAGGCCTTTCAGAAGATCGTGGTGCTCCTCTATAAAG CGGATGTGTTGAGCGAAGAGGCCATACTGAAGTGGTATTCGGAAGCCCACCTTGCCAAGGGGAAGAGTGTCTTCCTTGAGCAGATGAAAAAGTTTGTCGAGTGGCTGAAGAATGCAGAGGAAG AGTCTGAATCTGACGAAGAGGAAGCAGACTAA
- the bzw1a gene encoding eIF5-mimic protein 2-A isoform X1 produces MNNQKQQKPTLTGQRFKTRKRDEKERFDPTQFQESIVQGLNQTGSDLEAVAKFLDASGAKLDYRRYAETLFDILVAGGMLAPGGTLSDDMTRTEFCLFTAQEDLETMQAYAQVFNKLIRRYKYLEKGFEEEIKKLLLFLKGFTESERNKLAMLTGILLANGNISASILSSLFNENLVKEGVSSAFAVKLFKSWINEKDINSVAGSLRKVGMDNRLMELFPANKRSCEHFSKYFTDAGLKELSDFARNQQSIGARKELQKELQEQMSRGDPLKEIIAFTKEEMKKANLSEQGMIGIIWTCVMSSVEWNKKEELVTEQAIKHLKQYSPLLKAFTSQGLSELSLLLKIQEYCYDNIHFMKAFQKIVVLLYKADVLSEEAILKWYSEAHLAKGKSVFLEQMKKFVEWLKNAEEESESDEEEAD; encoded by the exons ATGAATAATCAGAAGCAGCAAAAGCCAACGCTAACAGGCCAGCGTTTCAAAACTAGAAAAAGAG ATGAAAAGGAGAGGTTTGACCCTACTCAGTTTCAAGAAAGTATCGTACAAGGCTTGAATCAAACTGGCAGTGACTTGGAGGCTGTTGCGAAGTTCCTTGATGCCTCTGGCGCCAAGCTTGACTACCGCCGCTATGCAGAGACACTCTTTGACATCCTGGTGGCCGGTGGAATGTTGG CCCCAGGTGGGACTCTCTCAGATGACATGACCCGCACAGAGTTTTGCCTCTTTACGGCACAAGAAGACCTGGAGACAATGCAAGCTTATGCTCAG GTTTTTAACAAGCTGATCAGGCGTTACAAGTACCTGGAGAAGGGATTTGAAGAGGAGATCAAGAAG TTGCTGCTGTTCCTAAAAGGGTTCACTGAGTCTGAGCGCAACAAGCTGGCCATGCTTACCGGTATTCTGTTAGCCAACGGGAACATATCGGCCTCCATCCTCAGCAGCCTCTTCAATGAGAATCTTGTCAAAGAGG GAGTGTCTTCAGCTTTTGCTGTCAAGCTGTTCAAGTCTTGGATCAATGAGAAAGACATCAACTCAGTAGCTGGAAGTCTCCGCAAAGTGGGCATGGACAACCGGCTGATG GAACTCTTTCCTGCCAACAAGCGGAGCTGCGAGCATTTTTCTAAGTACTTCACTGACGCTGGGCTGAAGGAGCTGTCCGACTTTGCTCGCAACCAGCAGTCCATTGGCGCCCGCAAAGAGCTGCAGAAGGAGCTCCAAGAGCAGATGTCCCGCGGAGACCCGCTCAAGGAG ATCATTGCCTTCACCAAGGAGGAGATGAAAAAGGCCAACCTCTCTGAGCAGGGCATGATTGGCATCATCTGGACCTGCGTGATGAGCTCTGTGGAGTGGAACAAGAAGGAAGAGCTGGTGACCGAACAAGCCATCAAACACTTGAAG CAATACAGCCCGCTGCTGAAAgccttcacctcccagggtctGTCTGAGCTCAGCCTGTTGCTGAAGATCCAGGAGTACTGCTATGACAATATCCACTTCATGAAGGCCTTTCAGAAGATCGTGGTGCTCCTCTATAAAG CGGATGTGTTGAGCGAAGAGGCCATACTGAAGTGGTATTCGGAAGCCCACCTTGCCAAGGGGAAGAGTGTCTTCCTTGAGCAGATGAAAAAGTTTGTCGAGTGGCTGAAGAATGCAGAGGAAG AGTCTGAATCTGACGAAGAGGAAGCAGACTAA